Proteins encoded by one window of Taeniopygia guttata chromosome 1A, bTaeGut7.mat, whole genome shotgun sequence:
- the FBH1 gene encoding F-box DNA helicase 1 isoform X3 — protein sequence MRRCRRLCAPECAALAQSPTGSAPLRQPLGLGSAAGVRNRGLHPTPGTRRHPTAPGRPRKIQDFFRVKAKPPAGAAGAQSRGMKEKPLDPFSPGTPRGMKAEPLDPFPPAPPSPFSSPSLSLPPPRAHPRKRAIPKAEQHLWEEPKEKIPELSGIQQEWQELEVEPLPDSHYGLLGTRSWQVPQGSMDDLPPEILRNIFAFLPVLDLYQSLSLVCRCWREIIRDPQFIPWKKLYHQYLKKEDSALRRVEQILQEFSITKEQQGCVLGLVRLVSSTAPKVDPSALLQILESHPLFPKAEVCVLSKFPDLQSKPGPEKMWAIFAVMVLFSDGVGDIQRLLGCFWRPHSPLAVLEVTEVLHCMATLLLAMRNKSIPISNRLHYNIFYCLYLMENACGIVQPLEEGRVNLCSSGWADVKLTHEQQRILSHKIEPGQTVKIMAFAGTGKTSTLVKYAEKFSELKFLYLAFNKAVAEKGEKVFPRNVTCKTFHSLAFGSIGRRYKEKGKLNFSKMSVYSISFLLQNRKGQPLFVRGKTVSQTLENFFSSSDEEICEEHTPLWFKNAQGLMQLVSQEEKRINVEEAKEIWDNMKKLDGDAQKKYKMTCDGYLKLWQLSKPQLSGYDAIFVDEAQDCTPAIVDIVQSQKCGKILVGDPHQQIYTFRGAVNTLYLVPHTHMYYLTRSFRFGPEIAYVGSTILDVCKGIRSKTLVGGRQKGDVRGGREGNVALLSRSNWNVFEDAVEFSGRDPPAKIHVIGGLERFGLSRIYDIWKLSLPADVRKNSNLVIEDSFIKKWEDSEGLPGLREYAARVDDRDLEVKISIVEKYRERIPALVARIRGSHVSQESLADFLIGTVHQAKGLEFDTVCVADDFVQIPSVSGAFLRMNIALDRTPQDEWNLLYVAVTRAKKCLLMSKSLENLLCLAGERFLRVELLSEAGKDKDADPVACCLSGCTKSLELSSGLVVKKLPLIHSDGSQDPGGFLCQACTQMFFGSLTPLTSFPTIQ from the exons ATGCGGCGCTGCCGGCGGCTCTGTGCCCCCGAGTGCGCGGCgctggcacagagccccacGGGCTCAGCCCCACTGCGGCAGCCCCTGGGCCTGGGGAGCGCAGCAGGAGTGAGGAACCGCGGCCTTCATCCCACCCCCGGCACACGGAGACATCCCACAG CACCAGGCAGGCCGAGGAAGATCCAGGATTTCTTCAGGGTGAAGGCAAAGCCGCCAGCGGGAGCTGCTGGTGCACAGAGCCGTGGGATGAAGGAAAAGCCACTGGATCCCTTTTCCCCTGGAACTCCCCGTGGGATGAAGGCAGAGCCGCTGGAtccctttcctcctgctcctccctctcccttcAGCAgcccctccctttccctgccacctcccagggcacatcccaggaAAAGAGCGAttcccaaggcagagcagcatctCTGGGAGGAACCCAAGGAGAAGATTCCAGAGCTCAGCGGGATCCAGCAGGAATGGCAAGAGCTGGAAGTGGAGCCCCTTCCCGATTCCCACTACGGGCTCCTGGGCACTCGGAGCTGGCAAGTTCCTCAGGGATCTATGGATGATCTTCCTCCTGAAATCCTCAGgaatatttttgctttcctgCCAGTGCTGGATCTGTACCAGAGTCTCAGCCTGGTGTGTCGCTGCTGGAGGGAGATAATCCGGGATCCACAG TTTATCCCTTGGAAAAAGCTCTACCACCAGTACCTGAAGAAGGAGGACTCAGCCCTGCGGAGAGTTGAGCAGATCCTGCAGGAATTTTCCATAaccaaggagcagcagggatgtgtGCTGGGGCTGGTCAG GTTGGTCTCATCCACAGCACCCAAGGTGGATCCCAGCGCGCTTCTCCAGATTTTGGAAAGTCATCCCCTCTTCCCAAAGGCTGAAGTCTGTGTCCTCAGCAAATTCCCAGATTTACAGAGCAAGCCTGGG CCAGAGAAGATGTGGGCGATCTTTGCTGTCATGGTGCTGTTCTCTGACGGTGTTGGTGACATCCAGAGGCTCCTGGGATGTTTCTGGAGGCCCCACTCGCCGCTGGCCGTGCTGGAGGTCACCGAGGTGCTGCACTGCATGGCCACGCTGCTCCTGGCCATGAGGAACAAGAGCATTCCCATCTCCAACAG gcttcaCTACAATATTTTCTACTGTTTGTATCTGATGGAAAATGCCTGTGGAATTGTGCAGCCTCTGGAAGAGGGAAGAGTGAATTTGTGTTCCAG tGGATGGGCTGATGTCAAACTGAcccatgaacagcagaggaTTTTGAGTCACAAAATTGAGCCTGGCCAAACAGTGAAAATAATGGCATTTGCAG gcaCAGGGAAAACCTCAACCTTGGTCAAGTATGCGGAGAAATTCTCAGAGCTGAAATTCCTTTACCTGGCTTTTAACAAAGCTGTGgcagagaagggggaaaaggtTTTTCCAAGGAATGTCACCTGCAAGACCTTCCACTCCTTGGCTTTTGGAAGCATTGGGAGACG CTACAAAGAGAAAGGCAAGCTGAACTTTTCCAAGATGTCCGTTTATTCCATCAGCTTCCTCCTCCAGAACAGGAAGGGCCAACCCCTGTTTGTAAGAGGGAAAACAGTGTCCCAAACCTTGGAAAacttcttctcctcctcagaTGAGGAGATCTGTGAGGAGCACACGCCCCTGTGGTTCAAAAACGCTCAGGGACTGATGCAGCTCGTGAGCCAAGAGGAAAAGAGA aTCAACGTGGAAGAGGCCAAAGAGATTTGGGACAACATGAAGAAGCTGGATGGAGACGCACAGAAGAAATACAAGATGACTTGTGATG gatatTTGAAACTTTGGCAGCTCAGCAAGCCCCAGCTCTCGGGATACGATGCCATTTTTGTGGATGAAGCCCAGGATTGCACTCCAG ccaTCGTGGATATTGTGCAATCccaaaaatgtgggaaaatccTGGTGGGAGACCCTCACCAGCAGATCTACACCTTCCGAGGGGCCGTCAACACCCTCTACTTGGTGCCTCACACCCACATGTACTACCTGACCCGG AGTTTCCGCTTCGGCCCCGAGATCGCCTACGTGGGCTCCACGATCCTGGACGTGTGCAAAGGGATCCGCAGTAAAACCCTGGTGGGAGGGAGGCAAAAGG GGGACGTGCGGGGAGGCCGGGAGGGGAACGTGGCGCTGCTGTCCCGGAGCAACTGGAACGTGTTTGAGGACGCCGTGGAATTCTCTGGGAGAGACCCCCCGGCCAAAATCCACGTCATTGGG gGATTGGAGAGATTTGGCCTGAGTAGAATTTATGACATTTGGAAGCTCAGCTTACCTGCAGATGTCAGGAAAAACT CAAACCTGGTGATTGAGGATTCCTTCATCAAAAAATGGGAAGACTCGgaggggctgccggggctgagGGAATACGCGGCGCGTGTGGACGACAGGGACCTGGAGGTGAAGATTTCCATCGTGGAGAAGTACCGGGAGAGGATCCCGGCGCTGGTGGCCAGGATCAGAGGCAGCCACGTGTCCCAGGAATCCCTGGCAG attttctcaTCGGGACCGTGCACCAAGCCAAGGGCCTGGAATTCGACACCGTTTGCGTCGCGGATGATTTTGTGCAAATCCCTTCTGTCAGTGGGGCTTTCCTGAGAATGAACATTGCTCTTG ACAGGACCCCTCAGGATGAGTGGAACCTGCTCTACGTGGCCGTGACCAGAGCCAAGAAGTGCCTGCTGATGTCCAAATCCCTGGAAAACCTTTTATGCCTGGCTGGA GAGCGTTTTCTCCGGGTGGAGCTGCTGAGTGAGGCTGGGAAGGACAAGGATGCAGATCCTGTTGCTTGCTGTCTGTCAGGATGTACAAAATCCCTGGAACTCAGCTCCGGGCTGGTGGTGAAGAAGCTCCCATTGATTCAC AGCGACGGCAGCCAGGACCCAGGGGGATTCCTTTGCCAGGCTTGCACCCAGATGTTCTTTGGCTCCCTGACTCCACTCACCTCTTTCCCAACAATCCAGTAG
- the FBH1 gene encoding F-box DNA helicase 1 isoform X1, whose translation MGMLENSLPMELSGFNSASCKGGSSTSIKSSRMRRCRRLCAPECAALAQSPTGSAPLRQPLGLGSAAGVRNRGLHPTPGTRRHPTAPGRPRKIQDFFRVKAKPPAGAAGAQSRGMKEKPLDPFSPGTPRGMKAEPLDPFPPAPPSPFSSPSLSLPPPRAHPRKRAIPKAEQHLWEEPKEKIPELSGIQQEWQELEVEPLPDSHYGLLGTRSWQVPQGSMDDLPPEILRNIFAFLPVLDLYQSLSLVCRCWREIIRDPQFIPWKKLYHQYLKKEDSALRRVEQILQEFSITKEQQGCVLGLVRLVSSTAPKVDPSALLQILESHPLFPKAEVCVLSKFPDLQSKPGPEKMWAIFAVMVLFSDGVGDIQRLLGCFWRPHSPLAVLEVTEVLHCMATLLLAMRNKSIPISNRLHYNIFYCLYLMENACGIVQPLEEGRVNLCSSGWADVKLTHEQQRILSHKIEPGQTVKIMAFAGTGKTSTLVKYAEKFSELKFLYLAFNKAVAEKGEKVFPRNVTCKTFHSLAFGSIGRRYKEKGKLNFSKMSVYSISFLLQNRKGQPLFVRGKTVSQTLENFFSSSDEEICEEHTPLWFKNAQGLMQLVSQEEKRINVEEAKEIWDNMKKLDGDAQKKYKMTCDGYLKLWQLSKPQLSGYDAIFVDEAQDCTPAIVDIVQSQKCGKILVGDPHQQIYTFRGAVNTLYLVPHTHMYYLTRSFRFGPEIAYVGSTILDVCKGIRSKTLVGGRQKGDVRGGREGNVALLSRSNWNVFEDAVEFSGRDPPAKIHVIGGLERFGLSRIYDIWKLSLPADVRKNSNLVIEDSFIKKWEDSEGLPGLREYAARVDDRDLEVKISIVEKYRERIPALVARIRGSHVSQESLADFLIGTVHQAKGLEFDTVCVADDFVQIPSVSGAFLRMNIALDRTPQDEWNLLYVAVTRAKKCLLMSKSLENLLCLAGERFLRVELLSEAGKDKDADPVACCLSGCTKSLELSSGLVVKKLPLIHSDGSQDPGGFLCQACTQMFFGSLTPLTSFPTIQ comes from the exons ATGGGGATGTTGGAAAACAGCCTCCCCATGGAGCTGAGTGGTTTTAACTCTGCTAGCTGCAAAGGAGGAAGCAGCACATCCATAAAATCATCCag GATGCGGCGCTGCCGGCGGCTCTGTGCCCCCGAGTGCGCGGCgctggcacagagccccacGGGCTCAGCCCCACTGCGGCAGCCCCTGGGCCTGGGGAGCGCAGCAGGAGTGAGGAACCGCGGCCTTCATCCCACCCCCGGCACACGGAGACATCCCACAG CACCAGGCAGGCCGAGGAAGATCCAGGATTTCTTCAGGGTGAAGGCAAAGCCGCCAGCGGGAGCTGCTGGTGCACAGAGCCGTGGGATGAAGGAAAAGCCACTGGATCCCTTTTCCCCTGGAACTCCCCGTGGGATGAAGGCAGAGCCGCTGGAtccctttcctcctgctcctccctctcccttcAGCAgcccctccctttccctgccacctcccagggcacatcccaggaAAAGAGCGAttcccaaggcagagcagcatctCTGGGAGGAACCCAAGGAGAAGATTCCAGAGCTCAGCGGGATCCAGCAGGAATGGCAAGAGCTGGAAGTGGAGCCCCTTCCCGATTCCCACTACGGGCTCCTGGGCACTCGGAGCTGGCAAGTTCCTCAGGGATCTATGGATGATCTTCCTCCTGAAATCCTCAGgaatatttttgctttcctgCCAGTGCTGGATCTGTACCAGAGTCTCAGCCTGGTGTGTCGCTGCTGGAGGGAGATAATCCGGGATCCACAG TTTATCCCTTGGAAAAAGCTCTACCACCAGTACCTGAAGAAGGAGGACTCAGCCCTGCGGAGAGTTGAGCAGATCCTGCAGGAATTTTCCATAaccaaggagcagcagggatgtgtGCTGGGGCTGGTCAG GTTGGTCTCATCCACAGCACCCAAGGTGGATCCCAGCGCGCTTCTCCAGATTTTGGAAAGTCATCCCCTCTTCCCAAAGGCTGAAGTCTGTGTCCTCAGCAAATTCCCAGATTTACAGAGCAAGCCTGGG CCAGAGAAGATGTGGGCGATCTTTGCTGTCATGGTGCTGTTCTCTGACGGTGTTGGTGACATCCAGAGGCTCCTGGGATGTTTCTGGAGGCCCCACTCGCCGCTGGCCGTGCTGGAGGTCACCGAGGTGCTGCACTGCATGGCCACGCTGCTCCTGGCCATGAGGAACAAGAGCATTCCCATCTCCAACAG gcttcaCTACAATATTTTCTACTGTTTGTATCTGATGGAAAATGCCTGTGGAATTGTGCAGCCTCTGGAAGAGGGAAGAGTGAATTTGTGTTCCAG tGGATGGGCTGATGTCAAACTGAcccatgaacagcagaggaTTTTGAGTCACAAAATTGAGCCTGGCCAAACAGTGAAAATAATGGCATTTGCAG gcaCAGGGAAAACCTCAACCTTGGTCAAGTATGCGGAGAAATTCTCAGAGCTGAAATTCCTTTACCTGGCTTTTAACAAAGCTGTGgcagagaagggggaaaaggtTTTTCCAAGGAATGTCACCTGCAAGACCTTCCACTCCTTGGCTTTTGGAAGCATTGGGAGACG CTACAAAGAGAAAGGCAAGCTGAACTTTTCCAAGATGTCCGTTTATTCCATCAGCTTCCTCCTCCAGAACAGGAAGGGCCAACCCCTGTTTGTAAGAGGGAAAACAGTGTCCCAAACCTTGGAAAacttcttctcctcctcagaTGAGGAGATCTGTGAGGAGCACACGCCCCTGTGGTTCAAAAACGCTCAGGGACTGATGCAGCTCGTGAGCCAAGAGGAAAAGAGA aTCAACGTGGAAGAGGCCAAAGAGATTTGGGACAACATGAAGAAGCTGGATGGAGACGCACAGAAGAAATACAAGATGACTTGTGATG gatatTTGAAACTTTGGCAGCTCAGCAAGCCCCAGCTCTCGGGATACGATGCCATTTTTGTGGATGAAGCCCAGGATTGCACTCCAG ccaTCGTGGATATTGTGCAATCccaaaaatgtgggaaaatccTGGTGGGAGACCCTCACCAGCAGATCTACACCTTCCGAGGGGCCGTCAACACCCTCTACTTGGTGCCTCACACCCACATGTACTACCTGACCCGG AGTTTCCGCTTCGGCCCCGAGATCGCCTACGTGGGCTCCACGATCCTGGACGTGTGCAAAGGGATCCGCAGTAAAACCCTGGTGGGAGGGAGGCAAAAGG GGGACGTGCGGGGAGGCCGGGAGGGGAACGTGGCGCTGCTGTCCCGGAGCAACTGGAACGTGTTTGAGGACGCCGTGGAATTCTCTGGGAGAGACCCCCCGGCCAAAATCCACGTCATTGGG gGATTGGAGAGATTTGGCCTGAGTAGAATTTATGACATTTGGAAGCTCAGCTTACCTGCAGATGTCAGGAAAAACT CAAACCTGGTGATTGAGGATTCCTTCATCAAAAAATGGGAAGACTCGgaggggctgccggggctgagGGAATACGCGGCGCGTGTGGACGACAGGGACCTGGAGGTGAAGATTTCCATCGTGGAGAAGTACCGGGAGAGGATCCCGGCGCTGGTGGCCAGGATCAGAGGCAGCCACGTGTCCCAGGAATCCCTGGCAG attttctcaTCGGGACCGTGCACCAAGCCAAGGGCCTGGAATTCGACACCGTTTGCGTCGCGGATGATTTTGTGCAAATCCCTTCTGTCAGTGGGGCTTTCCTGAGAATGAACATTGCTCTTG ACAGGACCCCTCAGGATGAGTGGAACCTGCTCTACGTGGCCGTGACCAGAGCCAAGAAGTGCCTGCTGATGTCCAAATCCCTGGAAAACCTTTTATGCCTGGCTGGA GAGCGTTTTCTCCGGGTGGAGCTGCTGAGTGAGGCTGGGAAGGACAAGGATGCAGATCCTGTTGCTTGCTGTCTGTCAGGATGTACAAAATCCCTGGAACTCAGCTCCGGGCTGGTGGTGAAGAAGCTCCCATTGATTCAC AGCGACGGCAGCCAGGACCCAGGGGGATTCCTTTGCCAGGCTTGCACCCAGATGTTCTTTGGCTCCCTGACTCCACTCACCTCTTTCCCAACAATCCAGTAG
- the FBH1 gene encoding F-box DNA helicase 1 isoform X2 gives MGMLENSLPMELSGFNSASCKGGSSTSIKSSRMRRCRRLCAPECAALAQSPTGSAPLRQPLGLGSAAGVRNRGLHPTPGTRRHPTGRPRKIQDFFRVKAKPPAGAAGAQSRGMKEKPLDPFSPGTPRGMKAEPLDPFPPAPPSPFSSPSLSLPPPRAHPRKRAIPKAEQHLWEEPKEKIPELSGIQQEWQELEVEPLPDSHYGLLGTRSWQVPQGSMDDLPPEILRNIFAFLPVLDLYQSLSLVCRCWREIIRDPQFIPWKKLYHQYLKKEDSALRRVEQILQEFSITKEQQGCVLGLVRLVSSTAPKVDPSALLQILESHPLFPKAEVCVLSKFPDLQSKPGPEKMWAIFAVMVLFSDGVGDIQRLLGCFWRPHSPLAVLEVTEVLHCMATLLLAMRNKSIPISNRLHYNIFYCLYLMENACGIVQPLEEGRVNLCSSGWADVKLTHEQQRILSHKIEPGQTVKIMAFAGTGKTSTLVKYAEKFSELKFLYLAFNKAVAEKGEKVFPRNVTCKTFHSLAFGSIGRRYKEKGKLNFSKMSVYSISFLLQNRKGQPLFVRGKTVSQTLENFFSSSDEEICEEHTPLWFKNAQGLMQLVSQEEKRINVEEAKEIWDNMKKLDGDAQKKYKMTCDGYLKLWQLSKPQLSGYDAIFVDEAQDCTPAIVDIVQSQKCGKILVGDPHQQIYTFRGAVNTLYLVPHTHMYYLTRSFRFGPEIAYVGSTILDVCKGIRSKTLVGGRQKGDVRGGREGNVALLSRSNWNVFEDAVEFSGRDPPAKIHVIGGLERFGLSRIYDIWKLSLPADVRKNSNLVIEDSFIKKWEDSEGLPGLREYAARVDDRDLEVKISIVEKYRERIPALVARIRGSHVSQESLADFLIGTVHQAKGLEFDTVCVADDFVQIPSVSGAFLRMNIALDRTPQDEWNLLYVAVTRAKKCLLMSKSLENLLCLAGERFLRVELLSEAGKDKDADPVACCLSGCTKSLELSSGLVVKKLPLIHSDGSQDPGGFLCQACTQMFFGSLTPLTSFPTIQ, from the exons ATGGGGATGTTGGAAAACAGCCTCCCCATGGAGCTGAGTGGTTTTAACTCTGCTAGCTGCAAAGGAGGAAGCAGCACATCCATAAAATCATCCag GATGCGGCGCTGCCGGCGGCTCTGTGCCCCCGAGTGCGCGGCgctggcacagagccccacGGGCTCAGCCCCACTGCGGCAGCCCCTGGGCCTGGGGAGCGCAGCAGGAGTGAGGAACCGCGGCCTTCATCCCACCCCCGGCACACGGAGACATCCCACAG GCAGGCCGAGGAAGATCCAGGATTTCTTCAGGGTGAAGGCAAAGCCGCCAGCGGGAGCTGCTGGTGCACAGAGCCGTGGGATGAAGGAAAAGCCACTGGATCCCTTTTCCCCTGGAACTCCCCGTGGGATGAAGGCAGAGCCGCTGGAtccctttcctcctgctcctccctctcccttcAGCAgcccctccctttccctgccacctcccagggcacatcccaggaAAAGAGCGAttcccaaggcagagcagcatctCTGGGAGGAACCCAAGGAGAAGATTCCAGAGCTCAGCGGGATCCAGCAGGAATGGCAAGAGCTGGAAGTGGAGCCCCTTCCCGATTCCCACTACGGGCTCCTGGGCACTCGGAGCTGGCAAGTTCCTCAGGGATCTATGGATGATCTTCCTCCTGAAATCCTCAGgaatatttttgctttcctgCCAGTGCTGGATCTGTACCAGAGTCTCAGCCTGGTGTGTCGCTGCTGGAGGGAGATAATCCGGGATCCACAG TTTATCCCTTGGAAAAAGCTCTACCACCAGTACCTGAAGAAGGAGGACTCAGCCCTGCGGAGAGTTGAGCAGATCCTGCAGGAATTTTCCATAaccaaggagcagcagggatgtgtGCTGGGGCTGGTCAG GTTGGTCTCATCCACAGCACCCAAGGTGGATCCCAGCGCGCTTCTCCAGATTTTGGAAAGTCATCCCCTCTTCCCAAAGGCTGAAGTCTGTGTCCTCAGCAAATTCCCAGATTTACAGAGCAAGCCTGGG CCAGAGAAGATGTGGGCGATCTTTGCTGTCATGGTGCTGTTCTCTGACGGTGTTGGTGACATCCAGAGGCTCCTGGGATGTTTCTGGAGGCCCCACTCGCCGCTGGCCGTGCTGGAGGTCACCGAGGTGCTGCACTGCATGGCCACGCTGCTCCTGGCCATGAGGAACAAGAGCATTCCCATCTCCAACAG gcttcaCTACAATATTTTCTACTGTTTGTATCTGATGGAAAATGCCTGTGGAATTGTGCAGCCTCTGGAAGAGGGAAGAGTGAATTTGTGTTCCAG tGGATGGGCTGATGTCAAACTGAcccatgaacagcagaggaTTTTGAGTCACAAAATTGAGCCTGGCCAAACAGTGAAAATAATGGCATTTGCAG gcaCAGGGAAAACCTCAACCTTGGTCAAGTATGCGGAGAAATTCTCAGAGCTGAAATTCCTTTACCTGGCTTTTAACAAAGCTGTGgcagagaagggggaaaaggtTTTTCCAAGGAATGTCACCTGCAAGACCTTCCACTCCTTGGCTTTTGGAAGCATTGGGAGACG CTACAAAGAGAAAGGCAAGCTGAACTTTTCCAAGATGTCCGTTTATTCCATCAGCTTCCTCCTCCAGAACAGGAAGGGCCAACCCCTGTTTGTAAGAGGGAAAACAGTGTCCCAAACCTTGGAAAacttcttctcctcctcagaTGAGGAGATCTGTGAGGAGCACACGCCCCTGTGGTTCAAAAACGCTCAGGGACTGATGCAGCTCGTGAGCCAAGAGGAAAAGAGA aTCAACGTGGAAGAGGCCAAAGAGATTTGGGACAACATGAAGAAGCTGGATGGAGACGCACAGAAGAAATACAAGATGACTTGTGATG gatatTTGAAACTTTGGCAGCTCAGCAAGCCCCAGCTCTCGGGATACGATGCCATTTTTGTGGATGAAGCCCAGGATTGCACTCCAG ccaTCGTGGATATTGTGCAATCccaaaaatgtgggaaaatccTGGTGGGAGACCCTCACCAGCAGATCTACACCTTCCGAGGGGCCGTCAACACCCTCTACTTGGTGCCTCACACCCACATGTACTACCTGACCCGG AGTTTCCGCTTCGGCCCCGAGATCGCCTACGTGGGCTCCACGATCCTGGACGTGTGCAAAGGGATCCGCAGTAAAACCCTGGTGGGAGGGAGGCAAAAGG GGGACGTGCGGGGAGGCCGGGAGGGGAACGTGGCGCTGCTGTCCCGGAGCAACTGGAACGTGTTTGAGGACGCCGTGGAATTCTCTGGGAGAGACCCCCCGGCCAAAATCCACGTCATTGGG gGATTGGAGAGATTTGGCCTGAGTAGAATTTATGACATTTGGAAGCTCAGCTTACCTGCAGATGTCAGGAAAAACT CAAACCTGGTGATTGAGGATTCCTTCATCAAAAAATGGGAAGACTCGgaggggctgccggggctgagGGAATACGCGGCGCGTGTGGACGACAGGGACCTGGAGGTGAAGATTTCCATCGTGGAGAAGTACCGGGAGAGGATCCCGGCGCTGGTGGCCAGGATCAGAGGCAGCCACGTGTCCCAGGAATCCCTGGCAG attttctcaTCGGGACCGTGCACCAAGCCAAGGGCCTGGAATTCGACACCGTTTGCGTCGCGGATGATTTTGTGCAAATCCCTTCTGTCAGTGGGGCTTTCCTGAGAATGAACATTGCTCTTG ACAGGACCCCTCAGGATGAGTGGAACCTGCTCTACGTGGCCGTGACCAGAGCCAAGAAGTGCCTGCTGATGTCCAAATCCCTGGAAAACCTTTTATGCCTGGCTGGA GAGCGTTTTCTCCGGGTGGAGCTGCTGAGTGAGGCTGGGAAGGACAAGGATGCAGATCCTGTTGCTTGCTGTCTGTCAGGATGTACAAAATCCCTGGAACTCAGCTCCGGGCTGGTGGTGAAGAAGCTCCCATTGATTCAC AGCGACGGCAGCCAGGACCCAGGGGGATTCCTTTGCCAGGCTTGCACCCAGATGTTCTTTGGCTCCCTGACTCCACTCACCTCTTTCCCAACAATCCAGTAG